In Camelina sativa cultivar DH55 chromosome 17, Cs, whole genome shotgun sequence, the genomic stretch TGGAGAGGAGTTATCTGTCTCCATTGAATCGAAGCATCCTCATCTCGGTAACTATTTCTCTGCCACATTAAAGGCGAAAAGAATACCGACAACACTAGTGTCTGATCCTGCACTTTTCTTCTGGTTGATGCCTCATAAGGTTGCGGTATGGATCTATTGGCATGTAAGTGAACATATACTCAAATCTTGAAGCACATATATTCAAAACGTTGGTCAACTTGATAGCTTGAGTTTcacatgtgtcattttttcttgttgtttttaaGGCACTTAAACTGTGGTGGAAGAATGTACCTTTTATCCAACACCCGAGATACTCGAACCCATCATACAGAGAGGATTCAGAGAAACGTGATCAAGAACTTCGTTGCCGTGGGTTAGATGGGTCAAATGCGGACAATTGTAGTAGTAGTTTTGGAGGATGTCGCTTTGCGTGGCGAGATGCTAATTGGCCTTGGTCAtgaatacatacatacacacacacacacacactcttaAGGTATTCATTAAAACACACCATTCCTTTTCATTTGCCTAGTTTGTGTGTTTACTCTTTTCTGGAAATGTTCAAAACACTGAATTCACACTAAGCTGCTCTTTACACCAACTCTATTCATACCtgaaaatgacaacaaattatgTTCTTTCACACCctgttttttggtttctaacttTGCTAATGAGTCAGATTCTTTTCAGGCTATATATGGTTTTAGAGATTGTTCAGTGGAATCACCAAATTTCTCCTTTGATTTAGGGGCTAGCAGATCATCAGAGATTGGAATTTACGATCATTCATCGAATGGTAGGATTGGTTTTGAAAATCTCTAGTTTCAAGTTTGAGTTGACTTGTTTAGACTTTggtttttctaaaacaattgaGAACCTTGTTGATAGATAGAAACTAAACGTTGCATTattcattgatttgtttgtgaTACTTCTTCCCATCTCCTAAAATCCTAATCTTTATGTGTTTACAATCTGAGAATAAATCTGCACTTTAAAGTATATCGATGGTTTTACTTTAACCATATCGATTATGATAATCTTTTACCCTTAATTAGttctaaaaaaattgttttactaACTAGGTTGAGATAGTAGTTTCATGTGTATTTTCTTCTGGGTCATCAAAGAGTTTAAATGGCtgctatatattttgataactaGTATTTTGATAGAGAggatttcttaatttattttttaaatgagttTTTGTGGTTGTTGTCCTCTAAAGTTTCATTACTATAAATGagtttttgatgtatattttggatttatttattttgccaACAAACTTTGGACCCATTATTAACAAGATTgtcaaaataaactaaattatagATGCTCCATTCTTTCCGTGGCTGCTCTGATCAActgatctttttttatttacatccCAGTCCTTGATCTTTCTGGTACTTCATTAAAGCTAACACTTCATATTGAACCGATATTCCCGTGCATATAGTAAAACAGAACTCAATCTCcagttcttgttttgtttttttaatgagtttttgtgtttaattcttttagtaaaattttcatctttaattctgaaaaatattttatagagcaagaaaagaaaaataaaaagaaaaaacaactcaGCCACATAAATGAACGTTTTAAGATAACATCAGACCGAGATAATGATGTATTCCAACGGAGTCAAAGCGTGCCAAATTGCAAACTTCACGTCAATTTGTGATACTGATGTGAGATACTTCTGGATTTAGTATATGTCGACAAGTTGTTGCTTTGCACAACACCAACCACATGTTTTGTTCGTTTGCAGAAGTAgagatatattgtatatatcatttgacTAACTTATTCTGAATatcgatgatttttttttttcaacgtgcttttgttttttatattgtcGGTATGTCAGCACACTTAATAGTACTAATTAATCCGTCGACTACTTTACTTTGGAGGCACGTAATAAGACTATTTATCAAATTGTGGATCAATCGAGTGGTGCGTAGGTAAACCAACAAGGTTTAAGGTCGTCGATATCATACTTCTCATGACACACgtgttttaagttttatgttCACGGCcgcaaaagtaaaagaaaaacaaacgttatttacttttttgacaacaaataaattatagttttgtctataatgaaaaaattatcatttgACTATTTTGAATATcgatgattatttttttacttgttttcgTCGACTACTTGCTTTATAGGCACGTAATAagattattttgtgaaaagtAAACGATATTTATCAAATTGTGAATCAATTGAATGGTGCTTAGGTAACCAACAAGGTTTAATGTGGTTGATATAATATATCTCATGAGGCACGTGTTTAATTGGTTTTACTTTATGTTACGCCGcagaaagtaaagaaaacaaaaaaaaatgtcagttACTTTTTTGGCGgcaaataaaattagaaattcgTTTGTTTATGATAAAATCACCAATACGGTTTCTGGTTTCATGCGTTTCTAtgcatatattgatatatatttacTAATATGGTGTATGGAGACTGATATATTCTAATCAAAACAACGTATATGATCGTGTCATGTCTCAGTTTGCGGACGACGTATTTACAAAAGTTTTAGGCAAGTTCAATTTCAAACACTCTATATTACGTTGGACTTTTGCATTTTTCACTGTTCGACCTGAAGATAAAAAATTGAGctataaatatgtaaatctcctaatatgttaattttgtgttaagttaaatttcctttttccaattttaaaagtctttttaACATCTAACTCTTTATTTTGGTAGGGTGTTTAACATCTAACTCTTGTATGTGTATTATTGTTCATTgatcaataattaaatacgTACAATTCCGCTTAACTCTGACAAtgtgctctttttttttgtcacgaaTCCAGTACTGCACGAATCCTTACCACTTATTTCATAGCCGTGGAATAATTAAGGACGTATAATTAAAAACTTGCAGAAGAAAATACCGAAAGGAGAAGGGATTGAGACACAAACATGTGCTTTAATGAAGATTAtcaatttgactaattttattttgaatatcgatgattatttttttgactTGTTTCCGTCAACTGCTTGCTTTATAGGCACGTAATAagattattttgtgaaaagtAAACGATATTTTGTCAAATTTTGAATCAATTGAATGGTGCTTAGGTAACCAACAAGGTTTAAGGTCGTTGATATAATATATCTCATGACCAGCTGCTCACGACACACgtgtttaattagttttatgtCTACGGCCGCAgaaggtaaagaaaaaaaaaacattagttacttttttgacggcaaataaattacaatttcGTTTGTTATGATAAAATCAGCAATACGGTTGGTTCATGTCTCAGTTCGCGGACGTATTTACAAAACAACGTATGATCGTCTATCACGTTTGGACTTTTGCGCTTTTCACTGTCAAGCTGAAGATAAAATATTgagatataaatatgtaaatctCCTAATATGTTACGTagttttttgtttagttaaatttactttttccaaattttaaagaCTCTGTAACATATAGTCTTTCCAAATTGATCATTGATCAATAAGATCATCAATCCCGCTTAACTCTGCTAATGTGCTTCTTCTATTTTTCCATGTACGAATCCTTACGACTTATTTCATAGCCATGAACAAACTGACGTAGAATTAAAAACTTGCAGGAGAATCAAACAAGAATATATGGAAAGGATAAGGGATGATAGAGACACAAACACGTGCCTTAATGaagattattaatattgacTCAAATAAGTTAGGTACGAAAAAGTTAGATACGAAAATGTCATACAGTAAAAAGTTTTGGACGtttattttacaaagagaaaaacatGCAAATATGATTCTATATTATTGAAGTCTAAAATGAATTTAactaatatagaaaaaaaaattgtaacttcCCAAAATACTCGCTTTTTCGATTTAAGGGCTTGGAGCCTTGGATTTGGAACGTTACATTCCGGCACAGATGTTTACATTTAACGAATAACTAGGAATTGAAGTATTTTTACACACGTTTTTTATGGACCAATTAACttaatttcaatcaaaaaaGATTATGTTAAGAACAccgccaaaattttttaattagtgcGTGAGCAATGATCGCAGATACTACTGTATTAAATAAAGAGATACGCCACGCCGCCTGAAATAAGtcagaaaatatatatgcattatAATATACACACCGGTGGCGGTGGTGGCTGTGAGTGACTCCACCGTCGACACTTACACAAACCAAGGAAAAAATTAGGTCGCACAATAGTACACcagttaattaataaataaataaccaaatactacaaaaaaataagtttatagTTTAACCAAAAAACACTAAAGTCAAGCACATGGACTGAATTATAAGTATTGattatttgaaaaagaaaataataaaaagaagaaatttgcGATAAAGCATTAAACAAAAACGGAACTAGagctttcacttttttttttgtttgtctttaaaaaatcccaaaaccttaaaagttgtacaaactaaaaaaaaaaaaataggaaaagcATTTTCCACGTGAGAGAATTAGATAGAAGAAGTTGTGTTCTGTCTGTCTGTCAATCTATCCTAAGAATCCGCCGTTATAAAATCCGTGTTCTGTTTCCCACCGTCTCTTCCGtgtcctctctttctctcatcatcacaaaacaaacacaacatatattataaatacactTTATATATCTATCTCAATCCAGATCAACACAAAATTATCATCATCTTACTTGCGACATGAAGACGATGCAGCAAACTTGCGACTTGGAACTTCGTCTTTTTCCCTCTTCTACTTATGATTCTGATTCTTCTGATGATACCTCGTAagtctctctcgctctctttaaattttgattttttttgttagcacTCTCAGAAATCAGAATttattaatacattatatattctGATTAGTTTTACACAATTATTGGATTTGAAGTGTGATAGAATCAAGCATCTCACGAGATCAAGCACAACCAAAGGAAGAATCTCAGAGAATAACAATTTTCTACAACggaaaaatgtttgtttcttcGGATGTTACCCATCTTCAGGTATGTGTTTATACATTATATACACattcatatgatttttaatgaaattattcGGTGAATTTGTAATGACTAATGTTTTATGTAAATGAATGCAGGCTAAATCCATAATATCGATGGCGAACAGAGATATGGAAGAGAAGTCGTCCTCAATAAACGGGTCGGATTTTCCAAACAAGTCGACCCAATTTCATCATAATCATTACCAGCTTCCTCCAAATCCGAAGGCGTCAATGaaaagatctctccaaaattttCTTCATAAACGGAAAATTCGAATTCAAGCTTCTTCACCTTATCACCATCAACATTTACGACAATagtgttttttgttattttttgagTAATCAATCCAAGTGAAATTATGTTTTTCGTGttctttttttactgattaGGGAAGTACTCTTAATAGAAAACACATACATAGTATTTGATTCATCTCAAGAGCGATTATGAACCTGATGT encodes the following:
- the LOC104757358 gene encoding protein TIFY 5A-like, whose product is MKTMQQTCDLELRLFPSSTYDSDSSDDTSVIESSISRDQAQPKEESQRITIFYNGKMFVSSDVTHLQAKSIISMANRDMEEKSSSINGSDFPNKSTQFHHNHYQLPPNPKASMKRSLQNFLHKRKIRIQASSPYHHQHLRQ